Proteins encoded together in one Telopea speciosissima isolate NSW1024214 ecotype Mountain lineage chromosome 4, Tspe_v1, whole genome shotgun sequence window:
- the LOC122659688 gene encoding mitogen-activated protein kinase homolog NTF3: MATLVEPPNGMGSRGKHYYSMWQTLFEIDTKYVPIKPIGRGAYGIVCSSIDRETNEKVAIKKIHNAFENRIDALRTLRELKLLRHLRHENVIALKDVMMPIHRRSFKDVYLVYELMDTDLHQIIKSSQALTNDHCQYFLFQLLRGLKYLHSANILHRDLKPGNLLVNANCDLKICDFGLARTSSGKGQFMTEYVVTRWYRAPELLLCCDNYGTSIDVWSVGCIFAELLGRKPIFPGTECLNQLKLIINVLGSQNEADLEFIDNPKARKYIKSLPYSPGTPLFHLYPNANPLAIDLLQRMLVFDPSKRIGVTEALQHPFLSALYDPRCNPPAQVPIDLDIDEDLGEEMIREMMWKEMLHYHPESVSANA; this comes from the exons ATGGCTACTCTGGTCGAGCCACCTAATGGGATGGGATCTCGGGGGAAACATTACTACTCTATGTGGCAAACTTTGTTCGAGATTGACACAAAATATGTGCCTATTAAGCCCATCGGTAGAGGAGCTTATGGTATTGTGTGCTCTTCTATCGACAGAGAAACAAATGAGAAAGTTGCAATTAAGAAAATCCACAATGCCTTCGAGAATCGTATTGATGCTCTGAGAACTCTGCGGGAACTGAAACTACTTCGGCATCTAAGACATGAGAATGTGATTGCTTTGAAGGATGTTATGATGCCTATCCATAGGAGAAGTTTCAAGGATGTTTATCTGGTTTATGAACTCATGGATACAGATCTCCATCAGATTATCAAATCTTCTCAAGCACTTACTAATGATCACTGCCAATATTTCCTCTTTCAG TTGCTTAGAGGACTGAAGTATCTCCACTCAGCAAACATTCTCCACCGGGACCTGAAGCCAGGAAATCTCCTTGTGAATGCCAACTGTGACCTTAAGATCTGTGACTTCGGACTGGCACGCACCAGCAGTGGCAAGGGCCAATTCATGACTGAGTATGTTGTCACCCGTTGGTATAGAGCCCCTGAACTTCTCCTCTGCTGCGACAACTATGGGACCTCTATTGATGTCTGGTCGGTTGGATGTATTTTTGCTGAGCTTCTAGGCCGTAAACCCATCTTTCCTGGTACTGAGTGCCTCAATCAGCTCAAACTAATCATTAATGTTCTTGGAAGCCAAAATGAGGCAGATCTTGAGTTCATCGACAACCCAAAGGCTAGGAAGTACATCAAGTCACTCCCATATTCCCCTGGCACCCCCTTATTCCATTTGTATCCCAATGCAAATCCTTTGGCGATTGACCTATTGCAGAGGATGCTTGTCTTTGATCCATCCAAAAGAATTGGTGTCACAGAAGCTCTCCAACATCCTTTCTTGTCGGCTCTGTATGACCCAAGATGCAACCCGCCTGCTCAGGTCCCAATAGACCTCGACATAGATGAAGACTTGGGTGAGGAGATGATCAGGGAGATGATGTGGAAAGAAATGCTTCACTACCATCCTGAATCAGTTTCAGCCAATGCATAG